AAACATTCAAAGCGGCCTCTAAAGGGTCGCTTTTTTTATACTTATTATTCTTGGCATCATGATAATTTATTTATAACGTTTCCCTTAAAGAAAACCAAAAAGTATAAACTATCTTCAGTTAGCTTCTTTTAATTGTGCGTGATAAGAGTTCAAACCAAAATTTATTTTTTTCAAGATGTACCTTATAAAACATTAAAGATCGACTTAAGCTTAGATTAAAGTAAAGGTTCAGTTGTTAATTCAACATGAAATAAACAAATATTTACAATAAATACGTGATAAAAGTGTCATACTAACTTTTGTGGCAAAATCATAGCACATCTGTATTTAGAAAAAAGGAGATCTAGTAAAATCAAGGCTTAAGAAGTTTAGGTTTGAATATATTAAAATTAGTAAATTATGTCGTGCAAATTCTATTATATTATGTTGTATCGAATCTATTAGATAATACAGATAGAAACAGAACTTCCCCATTTGCCTTTACTGAAATGTGGGGGCTATAGTAAACTGTAATGAATTATGGACTTTAACTAAATACAGAGAATTGCTTTTGACTAAGTAGATTTGTTGTTTATTTTTAATAATAAAAAAGAGTTTTTTTTAAGAAAGCCTCTTTTTTATTCTCTTTTGCTAAATTATTAGTTTTTTTCTTGTTTTATTTTTGCCTAATTATACTCTTCATCGATTTAGTCTAGCAGTTCATCGAAAAACAACTAATAGTCTAATAAATAGATGTTTATATTTTTTAATTATTAGAAACATTATGTAAATTTGTTGCGTAATAATTCAATAAAATGAATCTGTAAATGTTTTTTATTGATTATTATGGTAACAAGAACAGCCTTTTTGTTACATGAAAACCTACACAATAAAAACCTACATAATAATTTGTATTAATAACCAATTAAATATATTTATTATGAAAAAAGTAATTTTTTGCATCTCAGCGATGCTGATGGCTTTGACTAGTTTTGGGCAAAGCAATGAGAGTACAATTTTGCAATCAGGTCACAACAACGATGTAACAGTTGCTCAAGATGGATGGAAAAACGTATCTGATGTAACTCAGGGCGGGCAGGGTAATGAAGCGGATGTAAACCAAGATGGTAAGTATAATAAAGCTACCATTACGCAATACGGTAAAGATAATAATGCTGAAATTAATCAAAAGGGGAATAGTGGGGTTGCAAATATTTCACAAGCATGTAATAGTGTAGACAATACCGTAGTTATTTCACAAACAGCAAGTGACGGTAAAGATTGCCCAACCTGCCAAATACAAACTCCTTGCAGTACCTGTGGTGATGGTGACCATCATGGTAACGGTGATGGCGGTGATGATAATGAGCATGGTAATCATGACGGAGATCATAATCATAATGATCGTGTTGCACATGGTAACAGCTATGGTAGTGGCAGTGGCCCTAATCTAGCTAATGTTAATCAAGAAGGTAAACATAACAAAGCTTATGTTGATCAAGATGGTAAAGGTAACGAAGCTAATATTGATCAAGGTGGTAAAAATAATTGGGCCAAAATTGACCAATGTGGTAAAGACAACTATGCCGAAATTAATCAAGACGGTTCTTATAACAAAGCTAATATAGAACAAAATGGTAAAGAAAATGACGCTTATATCAATCAAGATGGTCATAATAATGATGCTTTAATCAAACAAGGCGGTGAAGGTAATTATGCTATCACGACTCAAAATGGTTGGGGGCAAAACAGTATGATTACACAATGTGGTAAAGACCTTTATGCTTCTGTAACTCAGAAAAATTAAAATTAGCTATAATTATAGGTGGATTTGAGGATCGAGTCTACCTATAATTTTTAGATGAAATTTTATTTTGGATACGAATTCAAGTTTTTCCGATTAAAATTAATTAATGTTGTTTATTTTCTTTTGTTAATAATTAATTCATAAGTCATGAAATCATATATATATATCTTTTTATTTGTGTTGATAATTTCATGGTCATTTCAAGTAAATGCTCAAGAAGAACAATTTAATTCTTCAATAGAAACAAATAATTTGATAAATAAAGAGTTTGTTTCAGTTCAAAATACAGATCAAAATAATCTAAAAACTTCAAATAGCTATTTATTAAATAATAATATGATTCAAATTTCACAGGTTGGATACTCTAATTATGCAGATGTGAATGTTAAAAGTAATAATGCTAAGATGACAATTAATCAAGATGGATCTGGTAATTATTTAGAAGTTTATAAAAGTGCTAAACAAATCAATCAATCGATAGTACAAACGGGAAACAATAATTTTATTAGTGATTTTTCATTGTATTCCGGAACTCCAATTGATGTGATTTTTAATCAGGAGGGTAATAATTTAAATATTTTTAATAATGGTTCAAATTCGATCTCCAAAGATTTAAAAATTTCACAAACAGGGAACTCAGGTAGTGTATACATCTTCAATCGTTAGATTATGAAATTAGCTTCATTAAATAAAATCTGCATCATTTTGTTAGTATTAAACTCACGAATTGTATTTTCGCAGGATGTTAAAGCTAAGATTGATGTTGAAAAAGTAGAGAATGTGTTGTTTATAGCCGGTACGGCTGAAAATTTAAAATCAGTTTATAAAAATATTTCATTCAATCTGGTGGTTTTAAAAAAAAATAAATCAGACACTAATAAATCAAATAGTACACAAGATGGTCGTGTTACGTTAGAACCATTGCAAAAAGTTTCTCTTTCTAAAACACAAATTAATGTAAGTAAAGATGACCAAATCACAATTGTATTATTTATTTATGATGAAAATAATACCGTTATAGGAAAAGATAAAGTTATAATAGGTGATAATAATGTTAAGGCCGAACCAAATGGTGCTAGTTTAAAGCCTAAAGATGGTTTAGAAATGATAGGTATAGTTTCAAATGAGACCAAAACGAAATTGGGTAATGACTTTTATGATTTATTTTATAAAGAATATGATAAATTAAAGATTAATTCTCCTAAAATTATTTCCATTCAAGAGGAATTAACTTTTGGTCGGACAACAAAAATTATTGTAAATATTGATGGAGAAATTATTGATGAATTTATTGCCAGACCAGATGAAGATTTTTTAGAATATATGGCAAAAACATCCAGTTCTAAAGTTTTTACATATTTTAAAAAGATAGAGAAACAGGAAAAAAGTATTTTACATTATTGATTTCTATGTTAGTTATTGGTAATTAACAGATTAGAATTAATTATCGTTAGTCAAGTCATTTCGTGTACTATTTTAAATTTATATCACATGAGAACATTTACTTTAATTATATGTTTATTTGGCGTATACATTAGTTCAAACGCACAAGATTTGGTTTACAAACCAATAAATCCAGCTTTTGGCGGAGATACATTTAATTATCAATGGATGTTAAATTCCGCAGATTCACAAAATAAATATAAAGAACCAGACAATAGTGCAGCAAATCAAACGGCATTGCAAAGTTTTAAGGATAATCTTAATAATCAGTTATTAAATCAAGTTTCCAATTCAATATTTCTAAAACAATTTGGAGATAAAGGAATTGTTCCCGGATCTTATACTTTTGGCAGTTTGTCTGTGAATATTTATCCCTCAAATAAGGGATTAGTCGTTGATATTTTAGATACTGATACTGGAGAAAAAACCCAAGTGATTATACCTGGAGGATAACTTAATTAAATAAACAGAGTATCTTGAAATAGGTCAGTTTTTATAAGTTTTTTAGAAATAAATTGGGTTAATTGTTTAGCAATTTTGAATATGAAATTACTAAACAATTAATTTGCCTCAAACTAGTTAATAAATACTTACTACTTATGAAGAATTTTTTTATTATAACTCTTCTGCTTGCCTTTTTATTGTCTAGTTGCTCGGCTTATTTTAACCAGCCGTTAGGCATTCAAAAAGCGGTCTATGGTGCTAATACACCGGCAACAACCTCATTGGCCAAACTACCAAAACCAAAAGAACAAGTGGTGGTTGGAGTTTATAAATTCAAGGACCAGACGGGACAATACAAACCTACAGAACAAGGAAGTACTTTTAGTACTGCCGTTACTCAAGGGGCAACTTCTATTTTAATCAAAGCGTTAGGAGATTCAAAATGGTTTGTACCCATCGAAAGGGAAAATCTTGGAAATCTTTTAAATGAAAGGAATATTATCCGCTCTACCCGACAAGAATATTTAGCAGGAACTGATACGAAAGACTCTCAGTTGACCCCTCTTTTATTTGCGGGGGTATTGTTAGAAGGAGGAATTGTATCCTACGATTCTAATATTATTACAGGAGGATTTGGTGCTAGATATTTCGGTACTGGGGCTTCAGCAAGATACAGACAAGATCGGATTTCTATTTATCTTAGGTTAGTCTCGACATCTAACGGTAAAATTTTAAACACTGTTTATGTGTCTAAAACAATCTTATCTCAAAGTGTAGATGCCAATTTATTTAAATATGTAAATTTTAAAAGACTTCTTGAGGTAGAGACTGGATTTACCAGAAATGAACCTGTTCAACTGGCAGTTACAGAAGCAATAGAAAAAGCTGTTGAAGGGTTAATTGTTGATGGTATTAGAGATAAAATTTGGGAAGTAGATGCCCCAAGTAGTGAAGTGACAGCATTTTTAGATTCCTATACAAAAGAAAAAGAAGAAGCTGAACTTGGTTTGCTTTATAAAAGTGACCAAATGGAGAGAAGAGATAAACTTGGGGTTGAATTTGATGCTGGCGGGACCTATATGGCGGGAGACTATCCTAATCCAATTGCAAAACCAATGATTAGAGGTGGTGTAAAATATTTTTTTGCTCCCAATTTAGATATTAGTGGCTCAGCCAGTGTTTTCAGATTGGCTAATAAGAATAAATTAGATGTTGGATACTCTTCATTGGATTTAAATTTAGAGTTTTTAATTTTTCCATATAATGTTTTTACGCCCTATATTTTTGCAGGTGCAGGTGCCAATTTTAATTCAGCATTCAAAAATTTCAGTGGAAAGACACAATTTGGAGCAGGTCTTGAATATTTAGTGACAAGCAATTTAGGACTAAGATTGTATGGAGAATATAATTTAAATTTCTCCGACAATATTGACTATGTGGTTAGTGGAGTCAGAGATGATTATTATTGGCGTTTTGGATTCGGGATCTCCTATTATTTTAATCTAAAGGGTAAGCATTAGATTTTTAATAAGATGAAATACTTTATATATAAAATGACTTGATTTCTAATTAAATAAAAAATCAAAAATGAAAAGAATAGTATTAAAAATTTTAATGTGTTTTATTCTTTTGGTTTCTTGTACCGAGGAACAAATAATCGACAATGGAGATGGAATTGTAAAAGGAAGAGTTGTCGATGCAGTAACTTTTCTGCCTATAGAAAACGCAAAAATTTCAACAAGTCCATCAACTAGCACTATTTTTTCTGACAAAGATGGGAATTTTACTTTTGAAAAAATTACAACAGGAAACTATTCTTTTCAAGCTCAAAAAGATAAATACGTTTCTAAGTTTGAATCAGCAGCGGTTGAGTTAAACAAAACAACTCAGATTGTTTTTGAAATGAAGGTCTCAACGGTCGATAATAAACCGCCAGATGTGCCCATATTGACAGCTCCTGTTGATCTTGCCAAAAATCAAGCCATAAAATTAAAATTAACCTGGACTGCTACCGATGTTGATAAAGATTCTTTGACGTACGTAGTAACTGTCAAAAATGGGACTACAGATGAAATTACAACATATAAAGATTTAAAAACAAGAAGTTTAGAACTGTCAGATTTGAAGTATAGCACCAAATATTATTGGCAAGTATCTTCATCTGATGGAATAAATCTACCAACAAATAGTTTAACTAGTTCTTTTACTACACTGTCTTTTCCTGATCCGCGATATTTGTATGTTAAAAAAGTAAAAAACAACAATGTTATCTATGCTGCTGATGATGCCGGAAATGAACTTCAATTATCTCCTGCAGAAGTAAATAGCTATAGGCCGAGAAAAAATTTAAGCATAAACAGAATCGCTTATATAAGTTCTGACGGATCGCTAAATCAAATTTATAGTATGAATCTGGACGGTACTGATGTGAAAAAAATTACGAATTTCATACCTATAGCAGGCTTTAATATGGATCATGTAAATTACTGCTGGAGTGCTAACGGAAGACAAATTATTTATCCGAATTTTGATAAACTCTATCGCATAGATTCTGATGGTTCAGGGTTAGTTCAGCTATTTAGCACACCTAATGGCAAGTTTATCTCGGAATGTGATTGGAGCCAGGACGGAAGTCAAATTGTATTAAAGGTTAATGACGTTTCAGGATATAATGTTGAAATTTATGTAATTAATATGAATGGAGACGTTTTATATCAAGTACTTTCAGGAGTAACAGGAGCAGCAAGTGGTATCAGTATTACTCTTGACAATAAAAAAATTGCCTATACAAGAGATGTTTCTGGATTTGAAAACTCAAATTATCGCCAATTAGATTCCAGAATATTCATTTATACAGTAGCAACAAATACGTCTGCTGAATTAAATACTAACAAAGAAAGTGGCTTTAATGATCTAGATGTCAAATTTTCTCCTAATGAGGCACAAGTCATTTTTGTCAATACATCAAATGATGGTTTGTCAGCCAAAAATATTCAGACCGCAAGTGTAACAGGTAATATAATCAGGACCACTTTATTTCAGAATGCTTCAATGCCGGATTGGCGATAAAATAAAAAAGATTAATTTTTTTTAACCTGAAAATTTTATTGGAACATTATTTTCGAAATTAGGATGAACACACATTTGCCTAAGGAAATAGGAGTTGCTTTAAGATTGGCTATAAGGGTCTTGCAGTTGCATATTTTAGTCGATTTGGAATTTAAAAAACACAAAAAATTTGAAATATTGTTTGATTTTTATTAGTGAAATTAAATTTGATTATTTTAAATATTTCCAGCTCTATTATTAAACTTAAGAGTAATTTAGTATTTAAGAGGGCTGGCTCGTGTTTATCCTCAAGCCATTTGTATATCAGATGTAAAATCAAAAAAAAAGAATTATTGCTGAAGAAAAAAAACTTCAATGCATTTACAATAAAGAGGAACTGTCAGCCTGTTTGGCTTAATATAGAAAATGTTCTTTTCGTATTCGTCAGTTTCAAGTTAGTAATGTCGCAATTGGAGTCCACATAATGTCCCCTTGCTCAATGTCATTAAGTTAAGAGATTTTAGATTGAAAATTAACGATTTAAGGTTTTTAATTTGGTGTTAGTAGATATAAGATTGCCGATTTTATGGGGTCAATTATATCTGAAATCAAAAAACGTTACCCGAGCCTGAAAGAGCGAACAGGCTAAACAATCAAAAATCAACAATCTTTTTATCGATGCTGCATTATCTCTGGTATTTCTGACCTTGTCATTAGTTTCTTTCTCTTTATCTGCTTTATTTACTTGTGCTTGTATCTGTAATGATAGAAAGGAAAGGCAAACAATAAAAAATACTAATTTTAAAATTTATTTTTATAAATATTTGACTTTTAATTGATTGTAAATTTAAAGGAAAATATTACACAAATTTAATTTTTCGGTTAAAACTTTGATTTGTTTACTGTTAACACCCCTTGGCTTTGTGAAGTTTGAGGAACGATTAGACCAAATGCATTAATTTAAGACAGAGGTTACTAGGTATAAAACTCCAAAAAAAATTAAGCCTTAAAGCCCAAATTTCACAAAACCACTGTTAGCGGCAGACAAAATTATTGTTTGCTTATCATGCTAATAAAAACAAAGCTATTGAAAACATTATCGATTTTCATTATAAATTCGAAATCAAAAAAAAAACGCTCTGAAATCTGAAAAAAAATGAAGAAATAAACGTTTAAGTACTTTTTTGTTTATTTAGTTGGTACTTAAAATTAACAATCAGTATTTAGGCGAATAAAAAACTAAAAGAATAATTCTAGTTTGTAAAGGGAGTTAGTAAAAGTGTATTACGACCGGCTTTTATGTAAGTTCATCGATTAAAACCTACAACAAGATACTATTTTATTTACAAACACCAAATATTTTTACTTTAAAGAATAACATTTTAACACTTCAGAATATTAATCTTAAAAACCAAGCAAACATAGACTTTCACAAAAAAATCCATTCCGTAAAACACGAAATGGATTTTTAAAATTTAAAAAACAGTATGATTAGAATACAATTTTTCTAGAGGTCGAATATCCGTTTTCTAAGATTACTTTTAAAAATAAAATTTGATCTTCTGATGGCAAGTTTGATATTTGTAATTCAGTATTTCCTATTTTCTTTTTATCATAAATTATTTTTCCGGAAATATCATAAATAACAACTTCATTAAGAGCGTCTTTGAACGAAGTTATTTTAATGTTTTTATTTTTTACAAAAGCAATAATGTTATCTTCATTTTTTTCAAAGTCGTCTACTCCTAATTTTTTACCGTATCGTAATACAAAACGATCTGTAAAAGTTCCTATTGCTGTTGTAAAAGTGTAATTACTAGCTCGCAAGTCGTGTGTGACACCCAATTTTTTATCTTCGAGGTAAATAGCTTCCGTACTCAAAAGACCATCGGTATGATCTATAGCAATCGTAAAATCACCTGCAATTGCTGATCGGTAACCTAACGGAACAAAATCAGTGTCAAGAAATGGCAAAGCACGTCCCTGAACAACCAATTTTAGATCGCCATTGACACTGTAAAAATCCAGAAATTTATTTGCATCCAAACTAATGCCGTCATAATTTGTATCCCAACCATTTGTTGCGCCTTCAATATAACCTATTAATACTTGTTTGAAAGCTCCTTGTGTATTGGTTAGATTAAGCCAAACCCGATGCCTTTCGAGTTTTGAATTTGTGCTTTTGAAAAACTGACTATTACTTCCCGGAATACGCATCGAATTAGTAAAAACAGCATTTTGTCCTGTTTTTGATTTTACAAAAAAGGCTTGTCCTGCAGCAATGTAACCTAATGGAGGATTCTGATTTCCCGGGGTTGTTGCTCCATCACCTGTCATATCACCTACAATTACACTACCTGATAAATTGTAAATTGCAAAATCATTACTGGTATATGTATAATTACCAGTACCTGTGGCTGCCGGTGGAGAATTATGTGTCCAAAAATATAAAGTCCCATAGATATTTGCTGTATTGTCAACGATAAATTGATCTGCATAAATTGCAGAAGGATATGGATTTCCGATTAAGCTCCATTTTTCAGCTGCTACTAAACTAACAGCATATGGCCCATTATTAGGAACGCCTATAAAAGTCGCATTATAAACCGAAGGAATAGCAGTGTCATAACTTTGTGGGGCCCTGATATTATATCCAACGCAAGGTACCATTGGTGCGGCTCCATTATAAATTGTTATCCATTTATCATTCAAAGGATTATACTTGCTATACTTATCTCCCAAAGTATTAGGTGACAAATCATACAAAGTAAAATCCGGAGTACGTGTAACAGGTGAAGTCCAATAGGTAAAATCGTAACGACGTACCGGAGTAGTGTTACGTTTATAAATGATATTTCCTGTATTAGTTGTATTATTTACCTGAAGTAAACTAGCACCGTCTTCAAAGGTTAAAGTTCCGCCGTCATTGTTTACCGAGCTCTGAATAGTTAGTGTCTGATTAGATTTTACAGTAACATTAACTCCCGGATGAACAATACACGAACATGCACTTAAATCACCATTTGCTACATAATTTCCGGCAAACTCAACACTATCAGTGCTTATAGGCGGGCTTCCTTTTGACCAGGTTAAACCATTCCAAATGTTTATTATCGGGGAAGTAATCTCAATGCCTGCCGTAGGTAATGAAGGGCAATTTGTAACATCCTGAATAGTAAAAAAGTAAGTTCCCGGTGCCAAATTAGTAACTGTATAAGTAGTTCCTGAACCCGTATAGCTTTGCGAAGATGTACCACTTTGATTAATAATCCAATCAGATGCAGGGAGCAAACCGCTAAAAGGTATACTGCCTGTCGCGTTAACGCAAGTTGGTTGCACTGGAGTTCCCGGCACTGGTGTAGTTGGTCTTGAATTAACGGTTATAGTTGCTGAGCTTCCTGTAAAACTACTGCTTCTTGCACAAGTAGTATTTGTGTCTGTAACAGAAACTAATGTATAGGTTGTTGTACTTGTAACTGGTGTTATGAATGTTGCAAAAGGCGTTCCGCTTACAACACTGTTTGCTGTACGATTTGCTGTTCCGTCATTGTAAACAACCGTATATGGACCTGTACCGGCTGTGGCTGTAAATGTTAATTGTCCTGCACCTGTTGCACAAAAAGGACCGTTTGCCGACAAACTTCCTTGTGGTAACGGATTAACGGTTATCGCTGCTGAGCTTCCTGTAAAACTACTGCTTCTTGCACAAGTAGTATTTGTGTCTGTAACAGAAACTAATGTATAGGTTGTTGTACTTGTAACTGGTGTTGTGAATGTTGCAAAAGGGGTTCCGCTTACAACACTGTTTGCTGTACGATTTGCTGTTCCGTCATTGTAAACAACAGTATAAGGACCTGTACCGGCTGTAGCTGTAAATGTTAATTGTCCGGCACCTGTGGCACAAAAAGGTCCATTTGCTGATAAACTTCCTTGTGGTAACGGATTAACGGTTATCGCTGCTGAGCTTCCTGTAAAACTACTGCTTCTTGCACAAGTAGTATTTGTGTCTGTAACAGAAACTAATGTATAAGTTGTTGTACTTGTAACTGGTGTTGTGAATGTAGCAAAAGGGGTTCCGCTTACAACACTGTTTGCTGTACGATTTGCTGTTCCGTCATTGTAAACAACGGTATACGGACCCGTACCCGCTGTAGCTGTAAATGTTAATTGTCCGGCGCCTGTGGCACAAAATGGACCATTTGCCGATAAGCTTCCTTGTGGTAGTGGATTAACAG
This genomic interval from uncultured Flavobacterium sp. contains the following:
- a CDS encoding CsgE family curli-type amyloid fiber assembly protein; the protein is MKLASLNKICIILLVLNSRIVFSQDVKAKIDVEKVENVLFIAGTAENLKSVYKNISFNLVVLKKNKSDTNKSNSTQDGRVTLEPLQKVSLSKTQINVSKDDQITIVLFIYDENNTVIGKDKVIIGDNNVKAEPNGASLKPKDGLEMIGIVSNETKTKLGNDFYDLFYKEYDKLKINSPKIISIQEELTFGRTTKIIVNIDGEIIDEFIARPDEDFLEYMAKTSSSKVFTYFKKIEKQEKSILHY
- a CDS encoding curli assembly protein CsgF translates to MRTFTLIICLFGVYISSNAQDLVYKPINPAFGGDTFNYQWMLNSADSQNKYKEPDNSAANQTALQSFKDNLNNQLLNQVSNSIFLKQFGDKGIVPGSYTFGSLSVNIYPSNKGLVVDILDTDTGEKTQVIIPGG
- a CDS encoding CsgG/HfaB family protein, which gives rise to MKNFFIITLLLAFLLSSCSAYFNQPLGIQKAVYGANTPATTSLAKLPKPKEQVVVGVYKFKDQTGQYKPTEQGSTFSTAVTQGATSILIKALGDSKWFVPIERENLGNLLNERNIIRSTRQEYLAGTDTKDSQLTPLLFAGVLLEGGIVSYDSNIITGGFGARYFGTGASARYRQDRISIYLRLVSTSNGKILNTVYVSKTILSQSVDANLFKYVNFKRLLEVETGFTRNEPVQLAVTEAIEKAVEGLIVDGIRDKIWEVDAPSSEVTAFLDSYTKEKEEAELGLLYKSDQMERRDKLGVEFDAGGTYMAGDYPNPIAKPMIRGGVKYFFAPNLDISGSASVFRLANKNKLDVGYSSLDLNLEFLIFPYNVFTPYIFAGAGANFNSAFKNFSGKTQFGAGLEYLVTSNLGLRLYGEYNLNFSDNIDYVVSGVRDDYYWRFGFGISYYFNLKGKH
- a CDS encoding carboxypeptidase regulatory-like domain-containing protein, with the protein product MKRIVLKILMCFILLVSCTEEQIIDNGDGIVKGRVVDAVTFLPIENAKISTSPSTSTIFSDKDGNFTFEKITTGNYSFQAQKDKYVSKFESAAVELNKTTQIVFEMKVSTVDNKPPDVPILTAPVDLAKNQAIKLKLTWTATDVDKDSLTYVVTVKNGTTDEITTYKDLKTRSLELSDLKYSTKYYWQVSSSDGINLPTNSLTSSFTTLSFPDPRYLYVKKVKNNNVIYAADDAGNELQLSPAEVNSYRPRKNLSINRIAYISSDGSLNQIYSMNLDGTDVKKITNFIPIAGFNMDHVNYCWSANGRQIIYPNFDKLYRIDSDGSGLVQLFSTPNGKFISECDWSQDGSQIVLKVNDVSGYNVEIYVINMNGDVLYQVLSGVTGAASGISITLDNKKIAYTRDVSGFENSNYRQLDSRIFIYTVATNTSAELNTNKESGFNDLDVKFSPNEAQVIFVNTSNDGLSAKNIQTASVTGNIIRTTLFQNASMPDWR